TAATAGAtgtgcttttattttatttgtttagtgTTTTTTGGAAAATATCAATTATGAATGTAATTAACAGATGGTCATTCTAAaaatcatgatatttgtatCAAATCAACATTCTATATCACATTAACAAACCATTTCATACTTTCTGTTACATACCATATACAATACCAATTTTCTTCAACAATCCAAATAAAACACATCACTTCAAAGTTAAAtgcattcaaaacataattGGATTTCACATGATCAATcattaaagaaattagatatACGTGTAGCCAATTGTTGAAATACTTTTAACCTCAGCTAAATTGGTCTTAGGGAAACAAAGGCAATGCAATGAAATCATATCGTTTAATACGTCACTTACGGTGATGTAAAATAATTGGCTCAGAATGGAACACTTTTCCCACACCATGCCCAACAAACCGCTCCACTACACCATAGCCATACTTAGCAGCATGCTCACTGAGGTAACATTTCAAGCTAAGAGATAAGGCTAGAGAATTTATACAAGAGGCCATCAAGTGTAGTTAACACCATCAATTGATACAAATGATAATCGTGCCAAAGCAGAAATAGATGCAGAACTACTCAGTATAACACacaaaataaatgtaaaaattttgaaatcaaattcttgAGCGGGTTTGAGTGAATTGCTTTAatttaaaagacaaaaaaaggttaaaaataaaaacacatctGCAATGACATGCCATCTAAATATACATATGCTTACACCTGATGAAGAATGTTTGTATGACATCAAACTATTTGCTTCACAAAGACCAAATTAAAGTGTTAAAGACCTTATTGTGCTTCCCAAATCATGCTCAAGCAGGTTGCTTGACAATATAGAGACTTGGTCACTTGGATAACTAGGTTCCATTTCCCTAGCAACTAACCCAAGAGATAGAACCATGCAAACCTCTCAAAACCACTTAATAGGTCTCTTTTACAATATGCCACTGTTTCTAAACAAAACACCACCCTTTTTAAACTATTTACTCAGGTGTCACTGTTTTGCCATATTGgcacctcttttttttcttttgcatactGACTGGGAGGCATCTAGGAAAAAAGGTGTCTTCCACGTGGAAAACACCAATCAAGAAGCGCCTTCAGTTCCAAAAAGGCCAAAGCGTGTAGCACCTTTCGCTAGGAAAACACTGAATCGAAAGGTGATTTCAGGCTGAAAATGCCAAGCGTGAAAGCGCCTCCAGTGATGTGTAAACGTGAATAGGTTGTTGATTTATATAacataattaacaattaataatcaataattaactaatgttaattattaattatgttacATAAATTAACAAACTATTACTTTATACATGCAGCGGAAGTCTTTATTTGGCATTTTCAGCTTgaactcgccttctcattcAGCATTTCCACGCGCTTCCCTGATTGGCATTTTCCACGTGAAAGACGCACTTAGGCACCTCTCAGTGAGCACCCCAAAAAAAATACATGGTGCCACTTTGGCAAAAGATGGCACTTGGATAAATAGTTTGAAAATAATGACATTCTGATAATATGTTTTAGGAACAGTGGCATATTGGAAGGGGGAAAAAACCACTTAATAAGAATgcatttttaataaaagtaagCTTTTTCTTGACAACCATGAACAGGAGAAGTCAAGGAAAGGCTACAAAGCCACAATAGAAGGCACCGGAACTAAAATTAGGACCAAATATCTGGCTTTATTCTTTAGTTACAAAATGGGCTTTCAAGCAATCACTTGGCCTTCAGGGTGTGAAGACCAACAACTCATCATTAATATTATGTTAATATCAAGAAGTTGAAAAGCCATGATTAATCTTAAATCATAGCAAACATCGTTTCAagtaaaatttatgatttaatgCTTCTAGTGAAATATTTacttgtatatttatttttctccttTACAAAACGAGCTCTAGAAAACTGTACCTGATTCTCTTGCCAATTTTTCTAAAAGGAGCACCATCCTTGCAAACAGCTATTCCCTTCTCCAAGCACTCTTGAGTTACCTGCAAACATTATGTAAAATGATTTGCTCAATAACTAATCTAAATTATTTCTTAACTAGCATTGCTAATGAGGCTGGTAGAGAACTATTTACCACAACAAGGTTTTTCATTTCATCACTGACTTCCCCGCAGAAAAATGTCTTTGACGTGTCCCCATGATATCCCTGAAACATACAATTAGCAAAGAATACAATTAcatgataattaataataaaaagaggaATTGGAGGGAAAGCAGAAGATCAACTATGCAAGCAGAAGGGCTAATGAGGaaaatttgtatatattattatggTGAGTTATGGAATTAGTGTGAACGTAGGATCGTAATATAAAAAAAGGACAAAATGATCCCATGACCTTTTCAGGGCTTTAAGTCTCTCCGTATCACATTCCACTACAAGTCTAACTACCGTATCATGCTGCTTATTCCCCCTCAATATTGATGCAGTATCTTCTGACACTGTCCTATACTACCCTGGCCCTTTCTATTCCTTACTTGGACCCCCTTCATTCCCCtctttatttgttcttttatgtACTCTACTAATAGGTGGTGCAACATGTGAGGTCCTACCAGATTATGTATACACTTTACTTTGGGATTACTAATTACTTAATCGCAACCCTAAGCACTTTCTTGAACatacatataattataattcttAAAACAGCGAGAATGACAATTAAGAATGTAGTTCAAGATGATTTCCATTTTCTGGATATAGGGGCATACACAGAAAGGCAATTAAAAAAGTGATCTGTTCACTAAATAAATTTTCACCAGGAAATTAGAAGCATACATTCAGGTATACTGTCACATCAATATTAATAATGTCACCATTCTGCAGAAAAGAGATAAATGTCATCAGCTTATGAGTGATATGCATACCAAGGataaagtgaaaaaataaattaataattatgtataTAGAGAGGCTTGTGAAACCTGTAACTGCCTAGAATCAGGTATTCCATGGCACATGCACTCATTAACTGATGTGCACACACTTTTTGGAAATCCACCATAGCCAAGGGGTGAGGGATAAGCACCAGCATCAATTATCATCTGATGCACTGCTTTATCAATTTCATTAGTTGTAACAGACGGCTgacaatataaacaaaaataacatcaGATACAGAAAGGAAAGCTGTGTACACTACTTTACATAGAGGCATCAGACAGAATGGAAAAAACatatcaaacaaaaataacataacTTGCCActtgaataattaaattaaaatccaaACGAGGTCATGAGCAAACTTCAAATGTTATTGGTGCTTACTACTTAGTTCTAAACCCCACCCTAAACATTACAATAGAAATCTTAAACTTATCTAATTCAATAAATACATAAGAATACATGTAGatattgtgtgtgtgtgtgtgtgtgtactCCCGAgagtgctaaattaagaaccaATGAactaatagttaaaaaaattatttttttaattattttgacaaAAAGAAGAATTTCATTAAGAAGATGGGAAGGATAATACAAATTGGGGGATAAGGGATCCCCTATACAAAAGTAAAAGCAAAAAACAAGATTTACCTATAAAACATAGCTTTCCAATCTCTCAACATGTCCAAGAGGGAAGGTCCCTTCTAAAGATTATGAGCTTTACACAAACTAGATGCTAGGCATCTAATTGTAATAATCTCTATCTTGCAAGAGAAGGCTaacatagaataaataaatggCTTGTAAAGTACGCAATAAATCTTACCCTAACCAATGTTCCTGCATAGTTTAAGACCCTTGCTGCAAGCTCACATGAAGCCCTCATGTTAGCTATACCTTCAGAATCATGAATTTGATATTCACTTGAAATTTCTGGTAGTATTTCTGAAGCTGCATAAGGAGGCCTTGGTATGTGATCAGGAACAGGGAGACGTGGTGATACTCTCCCACGCCTCAACGGTGGATTCCTTTTAGACTTTGTTAGAACTTGACGTTCACGTTCTCTTCATATGACCAGAGAAAAGGTAAGAATCTTCACAAAAGCTGCATCAGCTTTCATGCGCACATACACATTCACCATTACTTggataatagaaaataaatgcaAGTGTAGAAAAGTTAGGCAATGAATTATTTTCTGAATACAGAACTTCAGTATTTCTTGGCAAAGAAGATATTAGAGGAGGAAATGAAAATTGGATGCCTACAAAATTTAAAGAAGGCACCTTAATATTCCAAGATCTAAACAATAGGAaacctaaaaaatgttatacaGAACAGgggaaaatagagaaaagatgAATGAAATTAATATCATTGAAATATTCTATTACACAAGCAACAGGTCAAGCATTTAACAGTGAAAACATGCATACAAGTACATCACTAAAGCCTCAGAACATAAGATACATGTATACTGAGCAGTTTTCTATGCTAAGATTGCTAACAAACTGTCTTACATATATTAAGAATTCCCAGTGtacaaaagaaaattgttaTAAGAATCAATATCAACAATTAACTTCCAATCTAAACCAGTCAAATGTTTCCATAATGTTCGATCAATCAAAATAAGCAGTAGAAGGGACATTGTCAAATGTTTTTCCTAGAATAATATTTAGAGGATCATGCATGCATTTATTTCTTTCAAGGGCTAAATTGTCAAATCAATAATCTTTCGGAGCTAAATTGATAGCTTCCATTAAACAAAGTTctttttaatactttttatcTAAATTGAAATCTTTCATACATTATTACACACTGAAAAGTACAAGTTCAATCCACTGTAACACAAACAATAGCACAATAAGTGTACCTTCTGATTTTCATGGCCTCCTCCAACCCAGCCAACTTCCGAgcaaaaaccacaaagtgcttTCTTGAAAGTGATTGATTTCCTGTCGTAACAACACAGGAAGTGTAGATTAATTCATATTATTTGTCAACAGTTCAAAAACTAATGATATATTAAATACGCAAAATAACAGAAAATTGGGCGAACCGTGAAGGGTAGTAGAGCGTGGGAGAGTGAGTGGGGAGCCAGTAAAAAGGGAGGAAGTTGAAGAGGACGGTGATGCTTCGCCATGGAAGGAAGATGAGAGTTTGAGAAATGAAGTGTGAGTGAGCGAGGCAGTGAGCACCATTCTACCTCTTGCTCTGTCTCTGCAGAGAGTGAAGATAACGGAACAAGAGGGggtttgatatttttgaatgaaaaaaatccGAGCAgagaacaatttttttttttggttgtggAGCAGAATAGAATTTATATATGAGCTAGGAGTGTATGGGCTGGGCCCTGCCTTGGCCCAAATTAAGCCACAATAGGCTGAATTAAGACAATCGAACTGACTGaccaaaatatgaaaaaataattttttgcatattatattattttaaatttgttgattgttaaaaattaaaataatttaatagattttttttacgGTTCGTCTACAATTAATTTTTATCCTAAATAATGACTATTCTGGTGGCTGATTCTTAgaactattttttcttttttgatatcTAACTGTTTAAACATACCTTACATTAACGACCACTTTTATCATAAGTATTCATATTTTGATGACACCTTTGAATTTACTCAAAATCAAGATAGGTCTTCGAACTAAGTTGTTAAATTTTTCAATTCAAAGTACTCAACACTTTTTTTAAACACTGTaggtctttatattttatagatCTTTCTGTAAACTAATTAATAGTAATAGTAATATCTagttttaaaaagggttggcgaaagaaaatttaaaattctcaaattGGTGGAATGTTGAGTCTTACCTGAAAAAGTTAGTTAAATAAATACATACAGATATACAGTTTTACTTATATTGGTGAACATTCAATCTGAGGAATTGTTTAGTcgtccaaaataaaatttgagaaaataatatttaaagttTTTAGATTAGTGAAAAACGATCTGACTAGCTTAATAGATCTAAAAAGGCTTGATGAAATAATATCGAACGCTCTCATTAGGTTGGTTGTGATCCAATCTAAGCCAAAACTTAACTTGTGAGGGtttcaaaaaagaatattaattatacACTCATTTTATTATGGAACTTTCAAGTTACTTTTGAGAACTAGATGTAAGTATTTTAGATCAAGCTAGTATATATCGCTTATGTATATCTTTTCAACTCATATATGAAGTTTGGAAGTGAGTTTTAGTTTTACTTATGATGCCTCGTAAACGTTTTTAAAAGCTTTCTAAAGTTTATCTAGATCTCAAAAAATGTGctttaatatatatatgtgaGTTCTATTAAATCTCCTCTAAAATAATATGTAAATTATTCTCTATGATGTAGCAcattttaattagatattttgttttagtttgaGTTAATTCAACCCAATAAGAATTAATATCTTAATTAAAGTAGAGccattttataattaaatatttttataagatggatgattatataatttttgtaaatattcataaataaatttatgttttttacCAAATCAGTTTTAATTTGATTCGTTCCACCTTCAATTGAAAAACACATTTTCTATTGAGTGAAGAACGTTTCCTCCCTttcattgtttcttcatacTCAAATTTATTCCTGCTAAGCTTCGCCGTCGTCGTCGAGAGAGAGAAGAAGCGTCTGCTGTCCTGTCACTCAGAACATATTTCTTCCTTTGATCATCCCTTAACATATTTCTATCACGGTTCTCCCTACAACCTCCTTACTTCTGCAATTAGGTTTTTGTTCTATCCTTTCCTTTGTTTTATGTCCTTTAATTTTGTTCTAAACTGAGTTAATTAGAATTGAAATAGGTAATTGGAACAAGAGTAGCTCTAATTTTGATCAGAAACACCTTGGATGTTGTTGTGTTACTTTTCTGAACCTTTCATCTTGTTATAGTTGCTGATGTTGTGTTGTTATTGgtgttgttttgtttttttaatttatctttttgcaATGCTCCTATTTGCTGGTGTTCTTCTGTTACTTGTAATTCCCCTTTCACTTTCACTTTCATATGGAAGAGGATGGTTACTGCTTTAATTTTGGTGTATAATCTCATAAAAGTATTTACTTAATctaaattatttctattttaattaagtgTGCTACTAACTTTTCAAAGTAATTTTAACTTTGCTCGTTTCTTTCAAAAGAAGTGAAATAGAAGTTATGAAGTAGAAAAAGCCTTAATAATTTGTATGATATTAATTATGTATATCTATTGAATGATtatgaaacaaataaaaatgggtaatagccagctagaaataaaaagaagttGAATGCTTTTTCTTATGCATGCCCTTATAATTTTTGAACATTAGATTAAAATGCATCCAACTCAGTGTTGTCTTTCTTTATATGTCTCATTTGaattaatttctaatatttatcATTTATCTTGTTTCTATAAACATAATGTGCGTGACTTTGTTCTGGTTAGGTGGTGCAAGTATTACTATCACATATTTTCATTGTTACATACATTTTCTTCATTTTAACTTTggtgaaaattttatttctactttgtATAAACCATGACAAATGAAATTCTGAAATGATGAAAATCATAATAGATTTTTAGCATGGTCCAATCTGAGATCAAGGAGAAAGACAACTAAAGAAATGTcaaatttatttgaaattagatgaaaaatatctaaaataaaattcgaaaatcaagaaaaagataaataagataaatatcgaaaattaagaaagataaataagataggatttgaaattaaaagaagaattaattaaaccaaaaagaaaatcactaaagaaacactaaaattaaaaattgaaattaaataaaaaagataacaaaaattcaaaaataaaagaaaaagatagataagatagaaataaaaaatttaagaaaactaacaagataaaaagaaacaccaaatttaaaatttgaaatcaaataaaaacaagatagccaaaacaaaagaaaaaaattcgaatttaagagaaagataaataatataacaatcgaaaattatgaaaaataaataaaaaaatttgaaactcaaaagaaagataattaaacaaaaactaaaaattatctaatctaaACAACAAGAGAACCTGTAGTTGTTAATTACGAACAATTTccgacaacggcaccaaaaatttGATGCGCGAAATTAGAACTCGCACTAGCAAGTGCACCATGGTTGCATGCACAATGACTCAAGAGGAAAAAATTCGTTCTGGAGGTCCAAAGATATAGTTTCTTCCACAATGGGTCAATAACGTAGTTGTTATCTAAATTACCGTTGCGTGGATTTTCACCTCGCTTTTGAAGTTTTGTAATTGTGTTGACAATATCATTCATTGCTTCGACAAAATCACTTGAGTTCTTACATGCAACATCCATCAACCTAGAACACTCAACACATAACATACCTAAACGACACTTTAGTACCTTATCAGAATCACTTGGATCATCGACGTTTGACTTCATAAAATCACTCTTGCCATTCTTCGTCCATCGCTTGCACACTAAGCGTTCTGGAGTAACTTCAACGTGTTGGTGCTTTAGGCATGCGAATATGTGCATGCGGGGAATCCCTCGATTTTCAAACCACAAACACTCACAACGAAGCATCCCTCTAACTCTGTCAAACTCAACCACATGATCAATCTCTGGCATTCTAAAACTGTTACACTTGAGGTATAGTTTTCCATCATTTTGAATTACCAACTCTATATTCAAAGCACAAGCACTCTCAATTTCCTTCTTGACCTCCCAGAACATGTTACGAGTAAAAGTCTTTGCACCAAAACCTTCAAGTGTCGGCAAAGAAGTCACAAGCACTGAATCGGTATATTTACTATTGAACTCTGCAATTCTTTCATTGTTCCTGTAATGGCTAACAACAGTCTTGATTGATAAATTCAAGAAGGATATCTTTCTTTATTACATATGCTTTTATTAGAGAGTTAATCCCTTCACACTGGGATGTTGTCATGATTCGCCCAAAAAATTGGTTCCTCAAATATGCAAGAACTCATAAATTCCTCAACTCATAGGTTTGGTCGACCCAAGAGCTGCTTGATAAGTTATACCTCGCCACCATGTCTCCCCACACGACTTCAAACTGTTCAACACTCACATTAGCATAAATTAATTTCTTGAAGTCATTTAGAAATCCACTGTTCTTAACCTTCTCGCATGCATTCCTATGTAAGTGTCATGCACATAGTCGATGTGTTGCATAAGGAAAGACTTGTTTAATGGTTTTTCTCATTGAAAGATCTCTGTCAGTGACAACTGCCATAGGGTGTTTATTACCCATTGCTTCCAAAAAAGTTTTCAAGATCCACTTGTATAAACCAATATCCTCGTTAACAAGAAGACCACATCCAAATATGACGGTATGCCCATGATGATTGCTACTAGAAAATATCACAAGTGGATTATTGTAGACGTTTTTATTGTAAGTTGAATCAAATGTCAAGACATCCCCAAAGCACTCATAATCAATACGACTAATCCCATCAGCCCAAAACGAGTTTTCCAATCGATTCTCATTACTTAATGTGTACTTGCCAAAGAAATACGATCATTTCCAGCTTTACCTCTCAGGTAACTTATTATAGCATTTGTATCACCACCCTTCACCTTTTTCGTCCTATGTTGAGTAATGAGGTTGTACATATCtttttagttgaatgacaagTTTGCATATCCACCTTTTTGAGCAGCCAAGTATCCCAAGATATGACAGGTCCTGATGCCTATGCCGTGCAAATTCTTTGCCTGAGCTTTATTTGAGACACTGAATGTGCGATACTCATGCATCATATTAACGTCGAGTGGATCAACTAATCCATGAGAGTGCTCTTCGTTGAACGAAACAACCTTCCATTTATGAATTTTTCTATCTAGTCTTGCACAAATTCTCGCACGGCAACAACTTCGAGTTAGGAGTCGGTGGTCCCTGATTCTTTTGTCCTTTTCAACCTCTTCTTTTCTTGAGCCCGTCCGATTGCAAACAATTTGGCACATAATTACGCAATCATCGCTATCACGTCTGACTTCATCCAACCTCACAGCAAAATCGTGCATCATTGCATAAGTTTTATAGAATTGATAAACAgcatctttatttataaactcaAGTTGCATGATGTCTTCTCGTGACAGCTTTGTTATTCTCTTATCTTAAGGTCTATCTTTATCAATCTCCGAATTCCCCTCTAAAAACTCTAGATTGTCTCTTCTTGAAAACTCCTCATCGGAGTGTGTTCTAAAAAAATTGCTATCCGACGCCTCCATCTCCCAAAAATCAACATACACCtacaatttataaaaatactaacaCATTATCACACAATTAACATTTCCCAAATATATAGACTCGATTTATTACTAATaagtctaatttaaatttattgaatttgatttttataaaattacgaAATAAGACatccaaataatatttttgtatttaaaaaattcaaataatattgaTTTTTCTTTGGTTTATAAAAGTGAATTGCTCTTATTTTTATGAGTATTAAAGGTTGATTGATACATACATTAATGTTAATtaatacactaaaattaatgcTGTGTAATGGCTCAATTCGGCTAATTCATATAATACTCTCCCTGATTCTGTGATGAGGTGTTTAACTTTGACTGAGGGTTGGAGATGCTTTGAAAATGTTTGAAAAGACACAATGCACACATAATTAGTTATTgttaatgtttattttattaacataACTAGGTAATCTAAACAGCAGAATTATTATGCATATTCAGAGAGTAGTGTTGACTTTATTATTTTCAGAAATAAGAAATGGATGGAGATAATTATTATCATACCTAGAGTTCAATGTCTTTTCTAATTATTTAGCTTCGGAAGCCAAACTCATATGCTGAAAACCATAAATTAATTAAGCAGatccaaataaaaatttatactaGATATActcctaattaattttatagtaGAAATAAGAAAtgggttattattattattattctttctgGCTAACTATGATTAATTTTCACAGCCTTAATATATCTAGATGTATACACGAATATTACAATACATTGTTGTCTGAAATGACCCGGAgaatataagaattaaaaataagaatatgtTGTATACCGAGAGAATAAGGATAGCTTACCTAATCTCCATCAACATTATTCTTTCCAAAACTAGCAGAGATAAAGATAAggatttttcttttgaaaaaaaccGCTAGTAGCAGAAGCAGTAATAGTTTGAACTTTGAACATTCAGTTTGTTTTTATAATTGACAAAACCTATAAATAATAATCCTTCTCTTTACGAATTTCAtccaaaaaattgaattaataattacaaataGATTTTTATTGTTAGTTTCATACAGTGATAATATAAAATCCTAACATTGTCACCCAATAAAAGTTTTTCTTTTGtatattctttttaaataataagtataaactataaaaataattatttttattaatataactcTCTATATAATTTATACTAATAACGCCTAGAACTTAAGAGTATATGTACTTGTGTCAAttgtttttaccaaaaaaaaaaagaaaaaaagtaaaaaaaaatcatatagttatataaactaataaaaaactgaagttaaaatactaattttcaaattttttctataGAAAAATTTAAGCAgaataatttgtaattaaaataaaatttaactttttagcTATACTAAAAACAAGCAGATTATAAAATCATTTTGCTAAATCAAAAACCAAACGCGTCCTATTTTTTTCTCCCCAATAAGCAGTATTATTCAATCAAAATGATATCGATGTTCCCAAAAACATGTCTAGAGCAAAATCTGTGTTCGAGATTCCATAGTCGTAGTGCCATAAACGATTCCACAAACGAAGAAAGCTTATTCCTTCGTGTAAAGTTGACCGTTCCAAAAGCGACGTACATACATACTATGagaaattttctaatttttctattctcataataataataataataataataatttctaagatatcaaattaaattaaaattgagatgGATGGGGCAATGTACACTGTATAGAAACACCATCACATTGCCCACTTGCCAAGCAGGCTCTTTCTTTATTGGAcaaaatattcataaaaataatcttCAATAATATTCACAATCAGACAAATATGTCTCATTACTATCATGTGGATAATTATGTAAACTATttactttaaaattattatttcccTCAATCGCAACCATGGTTAGCATTATACCCTTTGATTCTccaccaaaataataataaacagttctttttattataatttttctttttttggaacACATGTTGCTGATGCTCAGCTCCTCCATACAATTAGAaagaagaaattaagaagctTATGTTTATGCAGACGTTTTTTGCTGAACGGATCATGGAGTACAAGTGTACAACGCATATATTGCATCATAAAACATTCATGAAAAGAAACATATACAATTGAACATTTATCCTTCAttattatttcctttttttttNNNNNNNNNNNNNNNNNNNNNNNNNNNNNNNNNNNNNNNNNNNNNNNNNNNNNNNNNNNNNNNNNNNNNNNNNNNNNNNNNNNNNNNNNNNNNNNNNNNNNNNNNNNNNNNNNNNNNNNNNNNNNNNNNNNNNNNNNNNNNNNNNNTCAGTCACAAAActcaactaaaactaaaaactaaaaacaaataaaatgaagaaaaaagaagcactaaattaaaaagaaaaaattaaagtgGAAGCTGAATGTTACAAAGCTCCAATGATCTTAGGCTTCTTGCTACCCTCCAACGTAAACAGTTCCATCTCTTTTCTCTTCCCATTGAAGCACCCACCAATTGAACCAGCaacattattatcattattgatATTCagaatattattgttattgctaTCACCGGCAtcagatccaggaagctttaaaATGTTAACACCAAAGAGCCGAACCATCTGAACCGGCTCCAAA
The Arachis duranensis cultivar V14167 chromosome 5, aradu.V14167.gnm2.J7QH, whole genome shotgun sequence genome window above contains:
- the LOC107491288 gene encoding methionine aminopeptidase 1B, chloroplastic, which codes for MVLTASLTHTSFLKLSSSFHGEASPSSSTSSLFTGSPLTLPRSTTLHGNQSLSRKHFVVFARKLAGLEEAMKIRRERERQVLTKSKRNPPLRRGRVSPRLPVPDHIPRPPYAASEILPEISSEYQIHDSEGIANMRASCELAARVLNYAGTLVRPSVTTNEIDKAVHQMIIDAGAYPSPLGYGGFPKSVCTSVNECMCHGIPDSRQLQNGDIINIDVTVYLNGYHGDTSKTFFCGEVSDEMKNLVVVTQECLEKGIAVCKDGAPFRKIGKRISEHAAKYGYGVVERFVGHGVGKVFHSEPIILHHRNNKAGCMVEGQTFTIEPILTLGSTDAVTWPDNWTTVTADGCPAAQFEHTILITRTGAEILTTC